A single window of Vigna unguiculata cultivar IT97K-499-35 chromosome 1, ASM411807v1, whole genome shotgun sequence DNA harbors:
- the LOC114176686 gene encoding L10-interacting MYB domain-containing protein isoform X1 — protein MFFTRVLEMTLGNDTERLRTIWTPEMDGYFIDLMLEQVSQGREVEDHMFSKKAWKHMSSMFNAKFNFQYEKDVLKNRHKTLRNLYRSIKNLLGQPGFSWDEKRNMVIVDDQVDVNALTRRVKKSIPNFKDLCTIYGHMEAKDDAAPEELSNSGQKGAIVPHVSEDIGEDADELLLDVRADEDLGISTLDKATDDCEQRVSKETTTSSRTRTRTYWQLPMDRYFINLMLAHVQKGNQFDGVFSKQAWMEIILSFNEKFGFEYSLEILKNRYKTLRRQYNLIKSLLRLDGFAWDETRQMVIADDCVWQDYIKVHPDARQYMTRPLPYYKDLRVIYDPSFDEKEYPLPPDKHQNANDFKIECSSTSNTVQSSVTPNSNEEQFSGVNELPYIGQKQKRQLEICSNSTSPKRSRNDEQGMAAALHEMAAVVSTVSAKNNDTSISIENVIEAVQALPDMDDDLVLDACDFLEDERKAKTFLALDAKLRKKWLIRKLRT, from the exons ATGTTTTTTACCAGAGTCTTAG AAATGACTCTGGGAAACGACACTGAACGCCTAAGAACAATTTGGACACCCGAGATGGATGGTTATTTCATCGATCTCATGTTAGAGCAGGTTAGTCAAGGCCGTGAAGTTGAGGATCATATGTTTAGCAAGAAGGCGTGGAAGCATATGTCTTCAATGTTCAATGCCAAGTTCAATTTTCAGTACGAAAAAGATGTTCTTAAGAACCGCCACAAAACGTTAAGGAATCTGTACAGGAGTATTAAGAACCTTCTTGGCCAACCAGGGTTTAGCTGGGACGAAAAGCGAAATATGGTCATTGTTGATGATCAG GTAGATGTGAATGCGCTAACTCGTAGAGTAAAAAAAAGTATACCCAATTTCAAAGACTTGTGCACTATTTATGGACATATGGAAGCAAAAG ACGATGCAGCACCAGAAGAGTTATCTAATTCAGGACAAAAGGGAGCAATTGTTCCTCATGTATCAGAGGATATAGGTGAGGATGCTGATGAACTGCTTCTTGATGTCAGAGCTGATGAAGACCTTGGAATCTCTACCTTGGATAAAGcaactgatgattgtgaacaaagaGTGTCGAAGGaaacaacaacctcttctcGTACCCGGACCCGGACTTATTGGCAGCTACCAATGGATCGTTACTTCATTAACTTGATGCTTGCTCATGTGCAAAAAGGGAATCAATTTGATGGGGTTTTCAGCAAACAAGCATGGATGGAGATAATCTTATCATTCAATGAAAAATTTGGTTTTGAGTATAGTTTGGAGATTCTTAAGAATAGGTACAAAACTCTGAGAAGgcaatataatttaattaaaagccTCCTTCGGCTGGATGGCTTTGCCTGGGATGAAACACGCCAGATGGTTATTGCCGATGATTGTGTCTGGCAAGATTATATTAAG GTTCATCCGGATGCACGACAATATATGACTCGACCTTTGCCATACTATAAAGATTTGCGTGTCATATATGATCCAagttttgatgaaaaagaaTATCCTTTGCCTCCAGATAAGCATCAAAATGCAAATGATTTTAAGATTGAGTGCTCTTCAACATCTAACACTGTTCAGTCTTCAGTTACACCCAATTCTAACGAAGAACAATTTAGTGGTGTCAATGAGTTACCTTATATAGGTCAGAAACAGAAGCGCCAATTAGAGATATGTTCTAATTCTACCAGTCCTAAAAGATCAAGGAATGATGAACAAGGCATGGCTGCTGCACTCCATGAGATGGCTGCTGTAGTTTCAACAGTGTCTGCAAAAAATAATGATACCTCAATATCAATAGAGAACGTCATAGAAGCAGTGCAAGCATTGCCTGATATGGATGATGACCTGGTTTTGGATGCTTGTGATTTCTTGGAGGATGAAAGAAAAGCTAAAACATTTCTTGCATTGGATGCTAAGCTTAGAAAAAAATGGTTGATTAGGAAACTTCGCACATAG
- the LOC114176686 gene encoding L10-interacting MYB domain-containing protein isoform X2 — protein sequence MTLGNDTERLRTIWTPEMDGYFIDLMLEQVSQGREVEDHMFSKKAWKHMSSMFNAKFNFQYEKDVLKNRHKTLRNLYRSIKNLLGQPGFSWDEKRNMVIVDDQVDVNALTRRVKKSIPNFKDLCTIYGHMEAKDDAAPEELSNSGQKGAIVPHVSEDIGEDADELLLDVRADEDLGISTLDKATDDCEQRVSKETTTSSRTRTRTYWQLPMDRYFINLMLAHVQKGNQFDGVFSKQAWMEIILSFNEKFGFEYSLEILKNRYKTLRRQYNLIKSLLRLDGFAWDETRQMVIADDCVWQDYIKVHPDARQYMTRPLPYYKDLRVIYDPSFDEKEYPLPPDKHQNANDFKIECSSTSNTVQSSVTPNSNEEQFSGVNELPYIGQKQKRQLEICSNSTSPKRSRNDEQGMAAALHEMAAVVSTVSAKNNDTSISIENVIEAVQALPDMDDDLVLDACDFLEDERKAKTFLALDAKLRKKWLIRKLRT from the exons ATGACTCTGGGAAACGACACTGAACGCCTAAGAACAATTTGGACACCCGAGATGGATGGTTATTTCATCGATCTCATGTTAGAGCAGGTTAGTCAAGGCCGTGAAGTTGAGGATCATATGTTTAGCAAGAAGGCGTGGAAGCATATGTCTTCAATGTTCAATGCCAAGTTCAATTTTCAGTACGAAAAAGATGTTCTTAAGAACCGCCACAAAACGTTAAGGAATCTGTACAGGAGTATTAAGAACCTTCTTGGCCAACCAGGGTTTAGCTGGGACGAAAAGCGAAATATGGTCATTGTTGATGATCAG GTAGATGTGAATGCGCTAACTCGTAGAGTAAAAAAAAGTATACCCAATTTCAAAGACTTGTGCACTATTTATGGACATATGGAAGCAAAAG ACGATGCAGCACCAGAAGAGTTATCTAATTCAGGACAAAAGGGAGCAATTGTTCCTCATGTATCAGAGGATATAGGTGAGGATGCTGATGAACTGCTTCTTGATGTCAGAGCTGATGAAGACCTTGGAATCTCTACCTTGGATAAAGcaactgatgattgtgaacaaagaGTGTCGAAGGaaacaacaacctcttctcGTACCCGGACCCGGACTTATTGGCAGCTACCAATGGATCGTTACTTCATTAACTTGATGCTTGCTCATGTGCAAAAAGGGAATCAATTTGATGGGGTTTTCAGCAAACAAGCATGGATGGAGATAATCTTATCATTCAATGAAAAATTTGGTTTTGAGTATAGTTTGGAGATTCTTAAGAATAGGTACAAAACTCTGAGAAGgcaatataatttaattaaaagccTCCTTCGGCTGGATGGCTTTGCCTGGGATGAAACACGCCAGATGGTTATTGCCGATGATTGTGTCTGGCAAGATTATATTAAG GTTCATCCGGATGCACGACAATATATGACTCGACCTTTGCCATACTATAAAGATTTGCGTGTCATATATGATCCAagttttgatgaaaaagaaTATCCTTTGCCTCCAGATAAGCATCAAAATGCAAATGATTTTAAGATTGAGTGCTCTTCAACATCTAACACTGTTCAGTCTTCAGTTACACCCAATTCTAACGAAGAACAATTTAGTGGTGTCAATGAGTTACCTTATATAGGTCAGAAACAGAAGCGCCAATTAGAGATATGTTCTAATTCTACCAGTCCTAAAAGATCAAGGAATGATGAACAAGGCATGGCTGCTGCACTCCATGAGATGGCTGCTGTAGTTTCAACAGTGTCTGCAAAAAATAATGATACCTCAATATCAATAGAGAACGTCATAGAAGCAGTGCAAGCATTGCCTGATATGGATGATGACCTGGTTTTGGATGCTTGTGATTTCTTGGAGGATGAAAGAAAAGCTAAAACATTTCTTGCATTGGATGCTAAGCTTAGAAAAAAATGGTTGATTAGGAAACTTCGCACATAG
- the LOC114194600 gene encoding protein DEHYDRATION-INDUCED 19 homolog 3-like produces the protein MEDENFSFGRSTASRSYQSRLKSHFELFIDFDEVNGDEDFRSAYPCPFCADDFDLLELCCHIDLDHPAEAKSAICPVCTVWIGSNVVDHIAAQHGNLFKSQLKSKWYKDESYPDLSFSRKGKPDFSAGLSNGMSTSNTSSDPWLSFLYGASAVDECENVLPDSSSEISVEEVHSNDKVLERDVQPYLSDKDQIEIAQRSKFVQGLLVSTILDSDF, from the exons ATGGAAGACGAGAATTTCAGTTTTGGCCGCTCTACTGCCTCCAGAAGCTATCAATCCAGGCTCAAGTCACACTTCG AGCTTTTCATCGATTTTGATGAGGTCAATGGGGATGAGGATTTTAGGTCGGCTTATCCATGCCCTTTTTGCGCAGATGATTTTGATCTTCTTGAGCTATGTTGCCATATTGACTTGGACCATCCAGCAGAAGCCAAGTCTGCG ATTTGTCCCGTGTGTACCGTGTGGATTGGGTCAAATGTCGTTGATCATATAGCAGCACAACATGGAAACTTGTTTAAG AGCCAGCTGAAATCAAAATGGTACAAAGATGAATCCTACCCAGATCTTTCCTTTTCAAGAAAGGGTAAACCAGATTTTTCTGCTGGGTTATCTAACGGGATGTCTACCTCCAACACATCAAGTGATCCATGGCTATCTTTTCTATATGGTGCATCTGCTGTTGATGAATGCGAAAATGTGCTGCCAGATTCTTCAAGTGAAATAAGCGTTGAAGAAGTGCACTCAAATGATAAAGTGTTAGAAAG GGATGTTCAGCCATATTTATCTGACAAAGACCAAATAGAGATAGCACAGCGCAGTAAATTTGTACAGGGACTTTTGGTGTCTACTATCCTTGATTCTGACTTCTGA